In Kitasatospora gansuensis, a genomic segment contains:
- a CDS encoding STM4012 family radical SAM protein: MAAPVPVQLSASVPEEPATPYKQYVYAYPHQKAYRLLTDRPLLRDVWAKERLDALSLYVHIPFCEMRCGFCNLFTRTGAPEDVTRAFLGTLERQATATREALEAKGDPVRFTLAAFGGGTPTYLTADELARLCDICEHVMGADLKVLPWSVETSPATATADRLAVLAERGATRLSIGVQSFIDEEARAAVRPQKRQEVDEALSRLKESAFPILNIDLIYGIDGQTEQSFRVSLDAALSWEPEEIYLYPLYVRPLTGLMARHDKDGKLWDEQRLRLYRYGRDHLLAAGYRQTSMRVFQRIGTAAVELSDHAGISEYNQQAGMVGLGVGARSFTTDLHYTTDYAVAVPEVRRIIDDYIATPTEEFRRAQWAFRMDHDERRRMFVLQALLESTGLRTDVYRRRFGTRPQADFPAEFAALAERGWLATGGEELLLLTPEGMAWADAIGPLFFSARVNEAMTSYQER, from the coding sequence ATGGCCGCACCAGTGCCCGTCCAGCTGTCCGCATCCGTGCCGGAGGAACCGGCCACCCCGTACAAGCAGTACGTGTACGCCTACCCGCACCAGAAGGCGTACCGGCTGCTGACGGACCGACCGCTGCTGCGGGACGTCTGGGCGAAGGAGCGGCTGGACGCGCTCTCGCTGTACGTGCACATCCCGTTCTGCGAGATGCGCTGCGGCTTCTGCAACCTCTTCACCCGCACCGGCGCTCCCGAGGACGTGACCCGGGCCTTCCTCGGCACCCTGGAGCGGCAGGCCACCGCCACCCGGGAGGCGTTGGAGGCGAAGGGCGATCCGGTCCGCTTCACCCTGGCGGCCTTCGGCGGCGGCACCCCCACTTACCTCACCGCCGACGAACTCGCCCGGCTCTGCGACATCTGCGAGCACGTGATGGGCGCCGATCTCAAGGTGCTGCCCTGGTCGGTGGAGACCTCGCCGGCCACCGCCACCGCCGACCGGCTGGCCGTACTGGCCGAGCGCGGGGCCACCCGGCTGAGCATCGGCGTGCAGAGCTTCATCGACGAGGAGGCCAGGGCCGCCGTCCGGCCGCAGAAGCGCCAGGAGGTGGACGAGGCGCTGTCCCGGCTGAAGGAGTCGGCCTTCCCGATCCTCAACATCGACCTGATCTACGGCATCGACGGCCAGACCGAGCAGTCCTTCCGGGTCTCGCTGGACGCCGCGCTGAGCTGGGAGCCGGAGGAGATCTACCTCTACCCGCTGTACGTCCGCCCGTTGACCGGCCTGATGGCCCGTCACGACAAGGACGGGAAGCTCTGGGACGAACAGCGCCTGCGGCTCTACCGCTACGGCCGCGACCACCTGCTCGCGGCCGGCTATCGGCAGACCTCGATGCGGGTGTTCCAGCGGATCGGTACCGCTGCCGTGGAGCTCTCCGACCATGCCGGGATCAGCGAGTACAACCAGCAGGCCGGCATGGTCGGACTCGGCGTCGGCGCCCGCTCGTTCACCACCGACCTGCACTACACCACCGACTACGCGGTCGCCGTGCCGGAGGTGCGCCGGATCATCGACGACTACATCGCCACCCCCACCGAGGAGTTCCGGCGCGCCCAGTGGGCGTTCCGGATGGACCACGACGAGCGCCGCCGGATGTTCGTCCTGCAGGCGCTGCTGGAGTCGACCGGGCTGCGCACCGACGTCTACCGCCGCCGGTTCGGCACCCGTCCGCAGGCCGACTTCCCCGCCGAGTTCGCCGCGCTCGCCGAACGGGGCTGGCTCGCCACCGGTGGCGAGGAGTTGCTGCTGCTCACGCCGGAGGGGATGGCCTGGGCCGACGCGATCGGCCCGCTGTTCTTCTCCGCCCGGGTGAACGAGGCGATGACCTCCTACCAGGAGCGCTAG
- a CDS encoding DUF1152 domain-containing protein: MKRLLIAAGGGGDAIATSMVHAALYGADTPALVLTYAWERLVVDPVPGPRRPADFTGTVAAGPGLWLVTSQSAPRAPAGSLLPRLAGELRPELGLLDPYEGAVGLARQIRAAALHCGADRVDVVDVGGDVVADGTEPTLRSPLGDALALAACAAAGLPTTVHVAGPGLDSEVPEGVLLPRLGAPAFALTSCHALAVDRVFDWHPSEASALLVAAARGVRGVCGTRDAPQPVLLGPASAEVYSLSLARALELNPLARALAGTTDLAQAEAASTAVCGFSEIARERARALTPEPPAARPAGGDPAERFGTWAARTAAMGIEYVTTRRITEELALTAGESVLLQAHLRSAGRQVAPLWRLGSA; encoded by the coding sequence ATGAAGCGACTTCTGATCGCCGCCGGCGGTGGCGGCGACGCCATCGCGACCTCGATGGTGCACGCCGCGCTGTACGGCGCGGACACCCCCGCCCTGGTGCTGACCTACGCCTGGGAGCGGCTGGTGGTCGATCCCGTCCCCGGCCCCCGGCGGCCCGCCGACTTCACCGGTACCGTCGCGGCCGGGCCGGGGCTGTGGCTGGTCACGTCGCAGTCCGCGCCCAGGGCACCGGCGGGTTCGCTGCTGCCCCGCCTGGCTGGCGAACTCCGGCCGGAGCTGGGCCTGTTGGACCCGTACGAGGGCGCGGTCGGCCTGGCCCGGCAGATCCGGGCAGCGGCGCTCCACTGCGGCGCGGACCGGGTGGACGTGGTCGACGTGGGCGGTGACGTGGTCGCCGACGGCACCGAACCGACGCTGCGCAGCCCGCTCGGGGACGCGCTCGCGCTGGCCGCCTGCGCGGCGGCGGGGTTGCCGACCACCGTGCACGTGGCCGGGCCGGGGTTGGACTCCGAGGTGCCGGAGGGTGTGCTGCTGCCCCGGTTGGGCGCTCCGGCCTTTGCCTTGACGAGTTGTCATGCTCTCGCTGTCGACCGGGTCTTCGACTGGCATCCGTCCGAGGCGAGCGCGTTGCTGGTGGCGGCGGCGCGCGGAGTACGCGGAGTCTGCGGCACGCGCGACGCACCGCAGCCGGTGCTGCTGGGCCCGGCGAGCGCCGAGGTCTACTCGCTGTCGCTGGCCCGCGCCCTCGAACTCAACCCACTGGCCCGGGCGTTGGCGGGCACCACCGACCTGGCGCAGGCGGAGGCGGCCAGTACGGCGGTCTGCGGCTTCTCCGAGATCGCCCGCGAACGGGCCAGGGCGCTGACCCCGGAGCCGCCCGCCGCCCGGCCCGCCGGTGGCGACCCGGCAGAGCGCTTCGGCACCTGGGCGGCCCGCACGGCGGCCATGGGCATCGAGTACGTCACCACCCGCCGGATCACCGAGGAACTCGCCCTGACCGCGGGCGAATCCGTCCTGCTCCAGGCCCACCTGCGGTCGGCCGGTCGGCAGGTGGCCCCGCTCTGGCGGTTGGGGAGCGCGTAG
- a CDS encoding GNAT family N-acetyltransferase has translation MSDEITVHPAPWPPAPIRTERLVLREPEVRDRAAFIELLASPAVNTYLGGPRPQDEIERAIPGPPRRRPGLFTVDLDGAMIGQIMLYKETGHVRRAAGSVELGYLFLPEAWGRGYAAEACGAALEWFAGAVPGEPVVLVTQTANVRSMRLAAKLGFIEVERFEAYGAEQWFGARSAGPGRD, from the coding sequence ATGTCGGACGAGATCACCGTGCACCCCGCCCCCTGGCCACCTGCCCCGATCAGGACCGAGCGCCTCGTGCTCCGCGAGCCCGAGGTCCGGGACCGTGCGGCGTTCATCGAGCTGCTGGCCTCGCCGGCGGTGAACACCTACCTCGGTGGCCCCCGGCCGCAGGACGAGATCGAGCGCGCGATACCCGGGCCGCCCCGCCGGCGCCCCGGCCTCTTCACCGTCGATCTCGACGGAGCGATGATCGGCCAGATCATGCTCTACAAGGAGACGGGGCACGTTCGTCGGGCTGCCGGGTCCGTCGAGCTCGGCTACCTGTTCCTGCCGGAGGCGTGGGGACGCGGGTACGCCGCCGAGGCGTGTGGAGCGGCACTGGAGTGGTTCGCGGGGGCGGTCCCAGGCGAGCCGGTGGTGCTCGTGACCCAGACCGCCAACGTCCGCTCGATGCGCCTCGCGGCGAAGCTGGGGTTCATCGAGGTGGAGCGGTTCGAGGCCTACGGCGCTGAGCAGTGGTTCGGCGCGCGGTCCGCAGGGCCGGGGCGGGACTGA
- a CDS encoding phosphotransferase codes for MASAPPASRPRWDDLPAAVRAAVQSRQGAAPVGIDYPSGGFTPGIAARVDFTDGSRVFVKGIALNDRTARHYEAEAAVGPYLPPSVAPELLWSIRAGGWLLNAYEDIAGTIPDLSPTSPDLTPALSVIGLLRDELTPCPAPGIPPVSTILAELTGGWATLADKHPEALDPWERRHLAALLSSDDSDLLTQTSAGATLLHCDLRPDNLLIGGHRVRVIDWSWATRGAAWVDAAFLVPQLILAGHTPEQAEDALAAHVPAWKAAPPAALTSFAIAVTGYWRRHHVNGPGGALGDYRRRAAEAGQHWITHRTGWA; via the coding sequence ATGGCATCCGCACCCCCTGCTTCACGGCCCCGCTGGGACGATCTGCCTGCCGCTGTCCGGGCGGCCGTGCAGAGCCGACAGGGAGCCGCGCCGGTCGGCATCGACTACCCGAGTGGTGGCTTCACCCCGGGGATCGCGGCCCGGGTCGACTTCACGGACGGCAGCAGGGTGTTCGTGAAAGGCATCGCGCTGAACGACCGCACGGCCCGCCACTACGAGGCGGAAGCTGCAGTTGGGCCCTACCTGCCACCGTCAGTGGCCCCCGAGCTGTTGTGGTCGATCCGGGCAGGGGGCTGGCTGCTGAACGCGTACGAGGACATTGCCGGCACCATCCCCGATCTCTCACCGACCTCGCCGGACCTGACGCCGGCCCTGTCGGTTATCGGGCTGCTGCGGGACGAACTGACGCCGTGTCCGGCGCCGGGGATCCCGCCGGTGAGCACCATCCTGGCCGAACTCACCGGCGGCTGGGCCACCCTCGCCGACAAGCACCCCGAGGCGCTGGACCCGTGGGAGCGACGCCACTTGGCCGCACTCCTGTCCAGCGACGACAGCGACCTCCTCACACAGACCTCCGCCGGGGCGACCCTGCTGCACTGCGACCTGCGGCCGGACAACCTGCTCATCGGCGGACACCGGGTGCGGGTCATCGACTGGTCCTGGGCCACCCGAGGTGCCGCCTGGGTGGACGCCGCCTTCCTCGTGCCGCAGCTGATCCTCGCCGGGCACACCCCTGAGCAAGCAGAGGACGCGCTCGCCGCCCACGTACCGGCGTGGAAGGCGGCGCCCCCGGCCGCGCTGACCTCCTTCGCGATCGCCGTCACCGGGTACTGGCGGCGCCACCACGTGAACGGCCCCGGCGGCGCGCTGGGCGACTACCGCCGCCGCGCCGCCGAAGCCGGACAGCACTGGATCACCCACCGCACGGGCTGGGCATAG
- a CDS encoding HEAT repeat domain-containing protein codes for MTTGDEQDDVVVDGMTVTGISLAALDAVAWDELGKDRLGEPADNVRLTLRQLALAGAKATEEDCSRLYCLATIEEDRTPSAAAAALPFIIALATDPAMGARTTLIQLLADMRAPALDGEDWTGALALLADPEPMVRRAAILLASDRPLLLLERWRVETDPTVRPALLLALGDAVAAGPETDATVAARAVLGAVLDGDDPILWVAAVHASAKLDPGLLVRQLDRLSEVFSDLQLRPRFEEVWYTPAYECAWTREELILTTGWLLAHDPDAELSFAVRLTESAQRTGDAALCRAALDLAWRFLTERRSVEAVLLPLAGGLLGFPDGTVRLRAANILAALGPVSAPYADQLAELLDDDSAEESEGPLEGLDGTVGEFARWALTRIGDPRALPGLVDQLRVREEQWRGYVIGDPRRPDAKDVLTPLRAHADVLLPAIREAIRQGGVRGGATRAFLEVLQSWGEDALPALPDLLPLLADTWTSNSVIGVLQAMGPAAASAEPALATVQLLESPYNDGHLAQLAAHISTEREAALRFFGDAVMTTEDPWGGPIGALNDFGLAAAPYGDRVRLVMENNTGWPRLGAAITLWSITGRAEPSRQVLEEFVLPIADGGDGFRTFRHALEALIRIGEISHTTRAALLTVQQSDRRLSADGGYPMILDDQELRALVEEALTCPSPRADETCRDVR; via the coding sequence ATGACGACCGGTGACGAGCAGGACGACGTGGTGGTGGATGGGATGACGGTGACGGGAATTTCGCTGGCGGCGCTGGACGCGGTGGCGTGGGACGAGCTGGGGAAGGACCGCCTCGGCGAACCGGCGGACAACGTGCGCCTGACGCTTCGTCAGCTCGCCCTCGCGGGAGCGAAGGCGACGGAGGAGGACTGCAGTCGGCTCTACTGTCTCGCCACGATCGAGGAGGACCGCACGCCGTCGGCCGCGGCGGCCGCCTTGCCGTTCATCATCGCGCTCGCCACAGACCCGGCCATGGGTGCGCGGACCACCCTGATCCAGTTGCTGGCGGACATGCGGGCGCCGGCCCTGGACGGCGAGGACTGGACGGGAGCCTTGGCCCTACTCGCGGATCCGGAACCGATGGTGCGGCGGGCGGCGATCCTGCTCGCCAGTGATCGGCCCCTGCTGCTTCTGGAGCGATGGCGTGTGGAGACCGACCCGACGGTACGTCCCGCGCTGCTGCTCGCACTCGGCGACGCCGTGGCGGCGGGCCCCGAGACCGATGCGACCGTGGCGGCGCGTGCGGTGCTGGGTGCTGTACTGGACGGCGACGATCCGATCCTGTGGGTGGCGGCTGTGCATGCCTCGGCGAAACTCGACCCGGGACTGCTCGTCCGGCAGTTGGACCGTTTGAGCGAGGTGTTCTCCGATCTCCAACTGCGCCCGCGCTTCGAGGAGGTCTGGTACACCCCGGCCTACGAATGTGCCTGGACCCGTGAGGAGCTGATCCTGACGACAGGGTGGCTCCTGGCGCACGACCCGGACGCCGAACTCTCCTTCGCCGTCCGGCTGACCGAGTCCGCGCAGCGCACCGGGGATGCCGCGCTGTGCCGGGCGGCGCTGGACCTGGCGTGGCGCTTCCTGACCGAGCGGCGGTCGGTGGAGGCTGTGCTGCTGCCGCTGGCGGGCGGCTTGCTGGGCTTTCCTGACGGGACCGTTCGGCTGCGGGCGGCGAACATCCTCGCCGCACTCGGCCCGGTGTCGGCCCCGTACGCCGACCAGCTCGCCGAACTCCTCGACGACGACAGTGCCGAAGAAAGCGAGGGCCCACTCGAAGGACTCGACGGGACGGTCGGGGAATTCGCCCGCTGGGCACTGACCCGCATCGGCGACCCGCGGGCGCTGCCCGGCCTGGTTGACCAGCTCCGCGTACGGGAGGAGCAGTGGCGCGGCTACGTCATCGGCGATCCGAGACGCCCGGATGCGAAGGACGTGCTGACCCCCCTGCGGGCGCACGCTGACGTCCTGCTGCCCGCCATACGCGAGGCGATCCGGCAGGGTGGAGTACGAGGCGGTGCGACCCGGGCGTTCCTCGAGGTACTGCAGTCCTGGGGCGAGGACGCCCTACCGGCTCTGCCCGACCTCCTGCCGCTGCTCGCGGACACCTGGACCTCGAACAGTGTGATCGGGGTGCTTCAGGCGATGGGTCCGGCCGCCGCGTCTGCCGAGCCGGCCCTGGCTACCGTCCAGCTGCTGGAATCCCCATACAACGATGGTCACTTGGCTCAGCTGGCCGCCCACATCAGCACGGAACGCGAGGCGGCGCTGCGGTTCTTCGGCGACGCGGTCATGACGACGGAAGATCCCTGGGGCGGGCCGATCGGCGCCTTGAACGATTTCGGCCTGGCGGCGGCACCCTACGGGGACCGCGTCCGGCTCGTCATGGAGAACAACACCGGCTGGCCACGCCTCGGTGCGGCAATCACGCTCTGGTCGATCACGGGCCGGGCCGAACCGAGCAGGCAGGTCCTGGAAGAGTTCGTGCTGCCGATCGCGGACGGCGGCGACGGCTTCAGGACGTTTCGGCATGCGCTCGAAGCCCTGATCCGCATCGGCGAGATCAGCCACACCACCCGGGCCGCGCTGCTGACGGTTCAGCAGTCGGACCGCCGCCTGTCGGCGGACGGCGGATACCCGATGATCCTCGATGACCAAGAACTCCGAGCACTGGTCGAAGAGGCCCTCACCTGTCCGAGCCCCCGCGCGGACGAGACATGCCGAGATGTCCGGTGA